CTGCAATCATCGCCAGGCAAGTTCAATGCCTCACATCCACGGGAAAATCATTCAGCGCCGACACTGACGACTCGATCCGCACACCGAGAAATCGACGAATTTACAATGGCTACGTCTCAATTGAGAGCAATTGGAGTCTTTGCGCGCAGTGCGCGCCTCTCCCAGCGCGCCTTTACCACCTCCGCTCGGCAATTCGAGGCTGCTGTCTCTCCCAAAACTAACGAGACAGCCCCCGCCCCCGTCAACGAGAACAAGCCTGTCGAGATCAACCAAGCTCCCAACCGCGTCGGTGTCTGGTCCCGTAGCCAGAGACCACGTTCTCAGGCCATGACCGGCCCCCGTTTCGAGCAGACCGACTTCGATCTCCAGGTACAACCGAGGCGAGGGAGCTAGGATGGAATATCAAATTAGCTAACTGTGTTATAGCCTCAACCCAAGGCCGCCATTGAGATGATTCACAAGCAACCCGTTACATGGACGCACGAGCGCATTGTTGCCTGcaatggtggtggtggtccCGAGGGTCATCCCAgagtcttcatcaacaccgACAAGCCCGAGATTGCTGTTTGTGGCTACTGCGGCCTACCTTTCGTACGAAACACCCTAGCAATTTATGCTTTGTCAATACTGATACTATATTTTAGGCCCATGAACACCACCGCACCCATCTCGAATCCCTCCCAGAGACTTCTTACCCTCTGTCATAATCAGCATCGAACGATAGGACCGGAAAGGGAGGGTTGCTATCTGGATCACTATCTAGACATGTGCTAGAGGCCAAAGGGGCCCGTGTACTGTGATGTTTCTGAATGGAGAACTCAAACTTCTGTATATACTCCGCGAATACAATGAAAGAACAAACCGACAGCTTTCCTAGTGCGGTCTTCATGTCTATTTGCTCTGATGGCATGTCAAAATCACCATCGATTCGTCATGTTGTTAAGAACTATCACAAATATCCACTGAAGCGTTCGGATCCTGAATTATGCTGCTGTTTCACATTATCTTAATGAATGTGATGCTTGCCTACCTCCGGCGATACTGTGTAAGGGAACTACCTAGAAGGGATTATAAATGGTGCGCTGCGATTGGCTAAAGAGGAGCTTGATACAAACGGATAGAAAGAGACCCATAGAGTCCAACTCCGGCCCCACTATGACGGTTGTTTGCTTTCAAGCACGATTCTAAACTATGCCTCAGCTTCAAACATCACGTCTCAACTCTGCAACGACACCAGTGCTTCTCTGTTTACTACTTGTAATCTCTCTGTTCCCTGGTCTGTTTCACTATCTCTGGACACTGCCTTTTAGCCTTGTTGGATTATCGGGATCCCCTCAACCCCGCTCAACTGCCCCTCCAGTGATAGACCGTTCGACGGCAACAACCATGAGCTTTTTTCAGAAGCAATTCACCCTTCCTGCTAAGTCACGGGGATCATACCTCATAACTGATCAGGTTGTGTCTTCACTTCCCGAAATTCGGGATTACAAGGTCGGCCTTTTGAACCTTTTCGTTCAACACACGAGCTGTGCTTTGAGCTTGAACGAGAACTGTAAGCTGAATATACGGGCCCGGAGAGCTCTTGATGCTGATATGAGAAAACTAAGGGGACTCTGATGTTCGAGAGGATATGAGCGATGCTCTTGACAGAATCGCGCCAGCTGAAGGACCCAAGGGAGAGGCTCTATACCGTCATGAGTGAGTGCTTTGCGTATAAGTCGCAAGAGGAGACATTGACAGCTGCCAGTGCCGAGGGCCCAGACGACATGCCTGCCCATATCAAGTCTGCACTCATTGGGGCGAGCGTTACTATTCCCATTAAGGATGGAAAGCTTGTAAGTGCCAGCCAATTTTTAACTCGGCCATAAGTGACTGATATCGCCATGCCTAGGCTACAGGAACTTGGCAGGGAATCTGGTACCTTGAGTTCCGTGCCGCTCGCCACCAGAGACGGGTCGTTGCAACTATCCAGGGGGAAAAGGCTTGAGTGAGATGCACAGAAAAGTGGGACTTAGATGTATAGAaaagggaaagaaaagagaaaacctAGACTTGAGCTTTTACACGTCCTTCCTATACGAGCAAACAACCAAAAACGCCGAACACCATCGCCGTGTCTCCGCGGTCCTATAGGGGGATCAGCTTGTTCcattctcctccttcatgtCCGTATCGGCGCCTGCCAAGACTTTTGTGTATGGAACATAGCCCTCTGGCGCGGCAGACCCTGGTGTGGCAGCGACGACGTTGCCATTCTCGTCCACGAACTCAAAGTTGTATCGACTGAGAAGATGGGGAATTGCAGAAAGCTGTGGGCCGTATCGGGCAGTGTTGTCGTAGAGTTCGAATAGAGGAACGGCCAAAAGCTTCATGTTCTTGGGGACGCTTAGAACCTCTACGAGAAGAATAAGTATCTAGTTTCTCAATGATGATCGGTTGACCTACTTTGTTTGGGCAACTGAATAAAGTAGAGCTTCTTGCACTCTTTTGGCCTCGTCACATGCGCCGGGATAAACGGATACATGAACGTTTCGAAGTTAGGCCTCCACCACTGAGCAAGGCAGTCACCCACTTGCCAGTCACCAGCTTCCTCACCCTCTCCCAAGCGGCCGACAGGCGCCAGTCTCTCGTCCAGCCGCGACTTGAAGCCTTGaatctcatcgtcttcgGGGCGCAGGTAGTCTCCGGGGAGCTTGAAAAAGGCATTGGCGATTTGCAGCATCAGAATATGTGGGTGGTTGTGCTCGTGGCAGACGAGAATGCCTTCGCAAGTGCGGCGCATCCCATGTTCCGTGTAGTGTTCCTCGAGTCTCTTGAGACGAGCGATGACTGATGGGTCCTCTTCAGGCTGGGTTTCCTTGACTCCAAACGTGTAGTTCGACAGTGGGTAGAGCGTCACCTTTTCGGGTTGATTACCATTGAAGGACAGGGGAATGACGGGCGGCTGTCCTGACTGAAGCGCATCGGGGGTTATTGTTGACATGGCTGCTATTCAGGCGCTACCAAGGGagaagtattatatagtCAAGTATCTCGAAGTCGCTCAAGGTATGATGCCGTCGTCGAGTCGAATGCAGTATTGGCTACTAGGGCATCTAGGTCGGTACCTGAGGAATTGCGGAGAGCTCAGGTCAGTCAGTGCTTGTAGAGCTCCAGGATTATTTACGGCAAAATATGTCCCAAGTTCCTAAACAAGAAGGCGGTGTAAGGTCGCCAGGAAGCGTTATAATATAGTCTTTGCGATGGATGACAACCAATAAAACGTATTGAGGGACTCATAATCCGCTATTATGGTTTATGTAAAGCAATGAGTGTGCGAACTGATTAGAATATTATCCCACCTGAGTTGATACTACCTATGCATTGGTAACTGTGTGGCGTAGAAACCTGGTATTTCCAGCGAGCCGACGTTCTGAATCGTTGTGAGAAGAAGCTAGTTATATACAATTACGATCACCTATTAGGACAGAAACCGggctcaagaacaacaaaATTGACGTGGCTGGTAATGTGAACGTTGTATATGTATGCCGAGTTGAATAGTAAAATACCTCTTTTAATGTTTTGATAAACTGGCTTCAAGATTAAGCGGTCGTCTGATGTACCTATACTTACATGTAGGACATAAGGCTTGTAACAAACCCGGAATGGGACCTGAGTCCACTGTGCGTTGACCTCAGCGTACCATTTTCTCATCTCTTTCCGAACCTTCATCGCTATGCTTGCAATGGACATCTTGTTATGATCTAGACTGACGGATTGTATCAAGGTTAGAGTTATGTCTCTGAGGAATATTGTATTTCCGTAGACCTGCCTTTTTAGGTAATGAGAGCAAGGATTCTTGGAACTAGCCTGAAGATGGCTCCTGTGATGCAACTGGCTGAGATTTCTGAGGGTGCTGTATAATAAAAGTTCCGAGTTGGATTCGATCGATCTTTTCACAGGAGAATTTTCATAACATGACGAAATAGATAACTGCAGCTGATAGCTGGAGAGGTACCCGCACTGACTGTGACAAGGTGCAAGTCATGGGTGTTTGGATAACGGGGTTAACCGGCGGGGTTCTTTTTTTCCCAGCATACCCAATCGAACTGGCCGAATGCTTCCAGGGCAGCAGGGGAAAGGTACTTATACATGTATTCAGGC
This genomic stretch from Fusarium oxysporum f. sp. lycopersici 4287 chromosome 5, whole genome shotgun sequence harbors:
- a CDS encoding NADH dehydrogenase (ubiquinone) Fe-S protein 6, with amino-acid sequence MATSQLRAIGVFARSARLSQRAFTTSARQFEAAVSPKTNETAPAPVNENKPVEINQAPNRVGVWSRSQRPRSQAMTGPRFEQTDFDLQPQPKAAIEMIHKQPVTWTHERIVACNGGGGPEGHPRVFINTDKPEIAVCGYCGLPFAHEHHRTHLESLPETSYPLS